The Daphnia magna isolate NIES linkage group LG3, ASM2063170v1.1, whole genome shotgun sequence genomic interval TTAGTTTCAGTTTCCTCATATAGAGTTTTATACCGTACACTCTCATTCTGTAATCAGATGAatacatataaatatattttcatGCAACTATAGTAATATATTACCTTATATTCTTCCTTGTACTCATTAGATTCGTTTAATTCATTTTGTAACTGAATTATTTTATCTACAAGGGTAGTTTTCAATTCAGTCATTAACGGGTTTTTTTGGACCGATgtcatttttgaatttttaaatgtacTCTTACTATACTTTTCACATATGACTGAAATATAAATAGCAGAAGTAATTGAAATCAGCATTGTCATTTTTGTAAATAATGTATAAAATAAATAGTAATATATATAAGAAGGATTTTCTACTCCGtgggactgccatctagcgatttACAGGCATGGAGGAAAActacacacccgcaagaggctcTCCCATCGGGTGGGAAAAACATAATGATTAAAACGCCCTGGAATTTGGTTGTTAGACTTTATGGTGTGtagtttgattttttaataCGGATAACTTTTAttgataaatattttatttttactgtaCTTAATAAACCTAACCAAATTTCCTGTCTTCTTCGCTTCGCTTAGTTTCCTTATTATAATTATAAATTTAGTATTTTAAGTTTAAGTTAAGTCAAGTTAGTAAAGTAAAATTATTAAGTAAACTATATATACTTTCATTCACTGTACTTTACTCATTTATTATATTACTATACTATGatatactttactttaccaACCCAAATCCTTATTTTTCTCGATTTATTCGGGCTTCGTCCCCTTTAGTATCTTTTCTAGTAAAATTATAAGTTaagtttattaagtttaagttAACATAGGTTagttaaataaatttattatgTATAATTTATAGAAAATCATTCACTGTACTTTactaatttatttaattactttattatactatactttactttacccacTCAAATCCTCTATTTTCCTCGCTTTGCTCGGGCTTCGTCCCGTTTAGTTTCTTCAGTAGTATAATtataagttaagttaattAAGATTAAGTTTAGTTTAGTTAgttaagttaaaatattaagtATACTTTGGTCGGTTAAAATAGACTGTAACCGGAGATTGTCTAGAAATCGCTATACAAAAGCCAGTTGATGCTTTCGAACAAGCCTTGACATGGTCAGACTACAAGAAGGCTAACACTATTAAATACTATGTTGTGATTACACCTAATGGTTTGTTCATGTACTGTTCAGCTGGATATGGTGGGAGAGCAACGGACGAAATGATCGTCTCCCACTGCGGCTTCTTGGACTTGTTAAAGCGAGGCATGGTCATTATGCTTGATAGAGGTTTCAAAAAAGTACAAAGTATGGTGTTGGAAAAAGGATGTGAAGTAGTTCGTCCACCCAGTGTGAGTGAAGGCAAGCAACTGTCTAAAGAACAGGTTCTTAGTGGTCGCAAAATTGCTGGCGTCAGAATTCAAGTAGAGCGAGCGATCCGTCGCATCCGCGAGTTCAAGTTCCTTGCACCACACACATGCATTCATAATTCATTGGTTTCGTGTGCGAACGATGCTATTTTTCTAGTCTGTGGATTGATTAACATGCAGAGTTGCTTAACTAGATGCTAATTACTTTATCAATgctttacttgtattcagcaATCTCTCAtctgtttgtgtttttatCTGCTTATGAATAACCGTCCGTAACGCTTTTTACTTTATGCTAACAAtctgtaaaaattattttttccttatcGTGGTCTTATCTGTTTTTAATTTCCTCGGTATGGTTTTTGTTGCGTACGCAGACAATATAGAATTCAACATGAACAACAAGTCATTCCAGTACAAATTTTCCAATAGTATTTGTCCAATATTGTTCAGCTTTAACCATAACGGCTCTTATGTAGTTCTCATCATAGTCTACTggcaaaattttcatttttctgttgttctCGAATTCTGGGCttgcaacacaaaaaaaaacttttcttccTTCCAGATAGATGCATTAGCAGCTAAACTTGGGCCTTGCAAtgtggttttatttttcctaaaatataaaattgaTATAAGTACTTACAGTCATTGCAAGTGTTGATTCTATTTACCTGACGAATcaatgaaattgaaatagcTCTTATAGTTAGTTGGACACTTGATCTCAACAGTAAAGTTTTCATTGATTCCGTCAGGTGAGGCGCCGAAAATAGGGTGTTCCGGACGAGTAATCAATCCGCAGCGTtcaaatgtcattttttgctttttgatACGATCTGTAGGACTTGGGACTCTAAACGGGTACCTCTGGCCATAGCTGACGTT includes:
- the LOC123470689 gene encoding uncharacterized protein LOC123470689 → MVFHDIPTVTGDCLEIAIQKPVDAFEQALTWSDYKKANTIKYYVVITPNGLFMYCSAGYGGRATDEMIVSHCGFLDLLKRGMVIMLDRGFKKVQSMVLEKGCEVVRPPSVSEGKQLSKEQVLSGRKIAGVRIQVERAIRRIREFKFLAPHTCIHNSLVSCANDAIFLVCGLINMQSCLTRC